The window GAAAACATAAGCCTAAGCAGTATTTGAATATTTTTGGTGAAAAATCTCTTTTCCAGTTGACAGCAATTAGAAATATTGGTTTATGTGATAGTCTAATTGTGATAGGTAATACAGATAACTTTGAATTATCTTCAGAAGCATTAAAAGAGATCAAAGTAGATCAATATGGTCAGATCATAGAAGCTACTCCAAGAAATACAGCTGCAGCTATTGCTTTTGCAGCGTTTTCTGCAGATAAAGATGATATTTTACTTATTACACCATCAGATCATTTGATAGAAGATGAAGATGAATATAAAAAATCATTTATTGAAGCAATTAGTTTGGCGAAAGACGATTCAATTGTGACGTTCGGGTTGGTTCCGACTAAACCAGAAACCGGATTTGGTTACATTCAAGTACAGGGTAATAATGTTTTAGGTTTTAGAGAAAAACCTAATCAAGAAACTGCTCAGGAATTTTTAACAAAGGGTAATTTCTTATGGAATTCGGGGATGTTTTGTTTTAAAGCTGGGGTTTTTTTGGAAGAGCTTAAAAAATATCAACCTGATGTATATATAAAATCAGAGATTGCTTTTAATGCAAAAAATGGGGATCAATTACCTTTTGAAAAAAGTATGGATATTCCGTCTATATCTGTAGATTATGCAGTAATGGAAAAAACAGATCGACTTAAAGTTGTAAAATCAAGTTTTAAATGGTCTGATATGGGGTCTTTTGAATCTTTATATTATTATTTAAAGAACAATGGGCATACGACAGACGAACATGGAAATATGGTAATTGGTACCAATGTTCATACAGAGTTTTTAGGAATTAAAAAAAGTATTTTAGTTGTTACGCCTGATGCAATCTTAGTACTGAAAAGAGAAAAAGCTCAAAAAGTAAAGGATGTCTATGAGAAACTAGGGTCTAAAAGTATTCTGCAATAAATTCTTAAAAAATAAAAAAAGTTTAATTGAGGAAATCTGCAAACTCCAAAGAAATAGGTTGCTGGTTATACATTCTATTTATTAATATTTTTATAAACATTGAGAATACTTCACTATAAAGACCAAATTCTGTTAATTATATTACCATTTAAGAAATTTAGTTTCAATAATTCACATTAATGAGCCAGACTAAAACTGCAATTACAAACGTAATTTTTTTATTTTTAAGAATGCTTTTAACAATGTGCATTTCTTTGTATAGTTCAAGAATTGTGCTTGAAGCTTTAGGTATTATAGATTACGGAATTTATAATGTTGTAGGGGGAATGGTTACTTTGATTTCTTTTTTACATTATTCACTTAATGGCGCTAGCATACGTTTTATGAATTCAGCGATGGCCTTAAGTGATTTTTTCACAAATAAAAATTGTCTTTAATACAATTTTTATTACTCATATTATGATTGCGTTATTGATTGTTTTACTAGGAGAGACAATTGGGATATGGTTTTTTTACAATAAACTTAACATTCCAGAGAATAGAGTTTATGCGGCAAGTTTAGTTTATCATTTTGCAATCCTAACCATGGTACTGAATGTAATGCAAATTCCATATGATTCAGCAATCATAGCCCATCAAAAAATGAAAGTTTTCGCTTTTGTTTCTATCCTAGAATCTATACTTAAGTTAGCAGTTGCTTTTATTGTTCTCTATTCTGCGCATGATCATTTAATAGTATACGGTTTTTTATTATTAATAGTCAGTCTTGTTATTCGTTTAATATATCAATATTATTGTAGAAGAAAATTTAAAGAATGTAGATTAAATTTTGTTTTTGATAGAAAATTATTAAAAGAAATCTCTGTTTTCTTTGGATGGGATTTAATGGGTAATGTAAGTGCTTTATCAAGGAATCAAGGAATTAATATTTTACAAAATATATTCTTTGGTGCAATAGTTAACGCAGCTATGGGGGTTGCAGGTATAATCACCAATGCAATCAATTCCATTGTAGCAAATATCAGTTTTGCATTGAGACCACAAATTTTTCAATCTTACTCTTTGAAAGACTACAAAAATGTTTTTTTATTAGTAGAAACCGGAACAAGGGTAAGTTTTTTCTTATTAATTCTTGGGGCAATTCCTTTTTTATTAGATACGTCCTTTTTTCTTAGCCTTTGGTTAAAAGAGGTCCCTAAGTATAGTATTGAATTTACTCAACTACTCCTTATTTCAATATTAGTAGGTTCTCTTTATGATTACCTAACTATTTTAATCAATGCTACTGGAAAGATAAGACCATTAAGTATCTTAAGTACTATCGTATATAGCTCAAGTGTTTTATTATCTTTTATTTTATTGAAAATAGGTTTTGGGGTGTTTACAACCTCTATTATTCATATTTCAGTGACTGCATTAATGGGGTTTGGAATACTATTTATTGTAAACAAACTTATACCCGATTTTTTAATTACTACATTTATTAAGAATGTATTATTAAAGAGTTTATTTATTTTTACAATCGCATTCTTACTTTGTTTTTTTGTTCAGAAATTTGTTTTACCTAATGAGATTTATTTAAGATTAATCATTGATGTTATAATTATCTCAGTTATTTTAATTCTGATTGGGTTTAATAAAAAAGAAAAAGCAGAAATAAGAAAAATAATAATGAAATATTTACCTTTAAATTCATAATATTATGAGAATAGCTTATTGCTTTCACTCTCTTTTTCATCATGGAGGGGTAGAAAAGATACTTACCACAAAAGCCAATTATCTTGTGCAAAATTTTGAATTTGAAGTTTTTATTATTACTTATAATCAAGGTGATAATCCTATTTTTTTTGAATTAGATAAAAGAATAAAACTAATAGATATAGAAGTTGGTGAGTTTACACATCAAAATTCTAATTTTATCAGAAATAGAATTGCATATCAGGAATATAAAAAAAGTTTAAAAATAAACTTGCAAATGTTTTAAAAGAAATAAAGCCTGATTATAGTATTTCTTTGGGAGGGGCTGAATTTTATATTTTAAATTCAATTCAGGATGATGGTAGTATAAAATTGGCAGAATATCATGTTACTATTGGTGCATTTGAATCAATTAATGAGTATTTAAAAGGTTTTCAAAAATTAAAAGCTAAGATCTCTTTCCAAAAGTTT of the Chryseobacterium capnotolerans genome contains:
- a CDS encoding mannose-1-phosphate guanylyltransferase, whose protein sequence is MPKIINVILSGGVGSRLWPLSRKHKPKQYLNIFGEKSLFQLTAIRNIGLCDSLIVIGNTDNFELSSEALKEIKVDQYGQIIEATPRNTAAAIAFAAFSADKDDILLITPSDHLIEDEDEYKKSFIEAISLAKDDSIVTFGLVPTKPETGFGYIQVQGNNVLGFREKPNQETAQEFLTKGNFLWNSGMFCFKAGVFLEELKKYQPDVYIKSEIAFNAKNGDQLPFEKSMDIPSISVDYAVMEKTDRLKVVKSSFKWSDMGSFESLYYYLKNNGHTTDEHGNMVIGTNVHTEFLGIKKSILVVTPDAILVLKREKAQKVKDVYEKLGSKSILQ